From a single Apium graveolens cultivar Ventura chromosome 2, ASM990537v1, whole genome shotgun sequence genomic region:
- the LOC141708639 gene encoding single myb histone 4-like, translated as MGNPKQKWTAEEEEALRAGVAKHGTGKWKNIQKDPEFNHHLYTRSNIDLKDKWRNMSVSAGGQGPRDKSRIIKPKSESDETPPPPLLLTNAPHSVSSIAPPPSIPIPPSSDDALPLAIDYSKSSLDVKTSSKYDYMIYDALNNLNHPNGSDATAIVSFIEQKQEVPPNFRRLLVSRLRRLVVQEKLEKVHNCYRSKSDAAPGTRAPTPKPKEIRPRQPQPTSYLPDTVEDAAKNAAYKVAVADNKESVAAEAGRESDRINKMAEDAETLLKAAEDIFDRCSRGEIVIVS; from the exons ATGGGCAATCCAAAGCAGAAATGGACGGCGGAAGAAGAAGAAGCCCTACGTGCCGGCGTTGCTAAACACGGCACCGGAAAGTGGAAAAATATTCAGAAAGATCCTGAATTTAATCACCATCTTTACACTCGCTCCAATATAGATCTCAAG GACAAATGGCGGAATATGAGTGTGAGTGCTGGTGGGCAAGGCCCAAGGGACAAATCTAGGATAATCAAACCCAAGTCCGAGTCCGATGAGACACCTCCTCCTCCACTTCTCCTTACCAATGCACCTCATTCTGTCTCTTCCATCGCACCTCCCCCTTCCATTCCTATCCCACCCTCCTCCGATGATGCACTCCCCCTTGCTATTGATTATTCTAAATCCTCTCTTGATGTCAAGACCTCTTCAAAGTATGACTATATGATTTACGATGCACTTAACAACCTTAACCACCCTAATGGATCTGATGCTACCGCTATCGTTAGTTTTATTGAG CAAAAGCAAGAGGTGCCTCCAAATTTTAGGCGGCTATTGGTCTCTAGGCTAAGAAGGCTTGTTGTACAAGAGAAACTCGAGAAG GTACATAATTGCTACAGAAGTAAAAGTGATGCTGCACCTGGTACAAGGGCCCCTACCCCTAAACCAAAAGAAATTCGACCTAGACAGCCTCAACCAACTTCTTATCTTCCTGATACAGTAGAAGATGCTGCTAAAAATGCAGCCTACAAGGTTGCTGTAGCAGACAATAAAGAATCTGTGGCAGCTGAAGCAGGTAGGGAGTCAGATAGGATTAACAAAATGGCTGAGGATGCTGAGACATTGCTTAAGGCTGCAGAAGATATTTTTGATCGAT GTTCCCGTGGCGAAATTGTGATAGTGTCTTAA